The Neodiprion fabricii isolate iyNeoFabr1 chromosome 4, iyNeoFabr1.1, whole genome shotgun sequence genome window below encodes:
- the LOC124180253 gene encoding ubiquinone biosynthesis O-methyltransferase, mitochondrial has protein sequence MRSVRLFGSFKTSVKKHFSSTAQSTKAFEDAAKSGYSTVDSTDIEHHSKLSHKWWDTAGELKALHSLNTLRIQFIRDGLANTGITSMIPSLPLSNVKILDVGCGGGILSEPLARIGADVTGIDASSELIKTATEHATLDINLLERLQYISTSIEEHSQSNYEKYDAVVSSEVLEHVADKELFLKCCTAAMRPGGSLFLTTINKSMASLFGAIIAAEYILRLVPQGTHDWNKFVSPNEVRRILESAGCQTKLIHGMCYNPLTNEWSWMPSTVINYALHAVKREEL, from the exons ATGAGATCTGTTAGATTATTTGGGTCATTCAAGACTAGTGTCAAAAAACATTTCTCCAG tACGGCGCAATCAACTAAAGCATTCGAGGATGCAGCTAAATCAGGATACTCAACAGTCGATTCGACTGACATAGAGCATCATTCGAAGCTCAGTCACAAATGGTGGGATACCGCAGGAGAACTCAAAGCTCTGCATTCCCTAAATACCTTAAGAATACAGTTTATACGAGATGGTCTAGCTAATACTGGCATTACAAGTATGATTCCTAGCCTCCCTCTCAGTAATGTTAAGATACTTGACGTGGGATGTGGCGGTGGAATCCTTTCTGAACCATTGGCGAGAATCGGTGCAGACGTAACAGGGATTGATGCATCCTctgaattaattaaaactgCTACTGAACACGCCACGTTAGATATAAACCTGTTGGAAAGATTACAGTATATCAGTACCAGCATTGAGGAACACTCTCAATCAAACTATGAAAAATATGACGCTGTTGTCAGCTCTGAAGTACTAGAGCACGTTGCAGATAAAGAACTGTTTTTGAAG TGCTGTACTGCTGCAATGCGACCTGGCGGCTCCTTGTTTTTGACAACTATAAATAAAAGTATGGCATCGTTATTTGGTGCAATCATTGCAGCTGAGTATATACTAAGATTAGTTCCACAAGGAACTCATGATTGGAACAAGTTTGTTTCACCAAACGAAGTTAGACGAATTCTGGAATCTG CTGGCTGTCAAACCAAATTGATTCATGGCATGTGTTATAATCCACTAACAAATGAGTGGTCTTGGATGCCTTCGACAGTCATCAACTATGCTCTACATGCAGTAAAGCGAGAAGAGCTCTAG
- the LOC124180255 gene encoding phospholipase A2 inhibitor produces MMLIAVLLSVASLCVAQSPRNTCDDPNFHSLETDESKRLACGPAFENRCFCHMTCYEGRNQHIVNCTDAGFKNTDPLEHLPNNTKVLIFTGNDLGELPWNVFGTLDALPELRVIDMSRNKIREIPGKTYHHVKHVEQLFLDHNELSLDDGKNHPRVFSNFVSLLELHLTDAFEDGAPVQLAKTLHEIFVNSNLTLLMKLHLEQNEISVFHDPNVFCDLPSLMHLYLSSNSLSTLHFNLTCLPKLQFLDLEKNNFTHVLERDLHTLDHLAKEKRSMTVDFSTNPFECGCKLNPFVRWMNKTKVIVRNKNYLRCNKSSSLQKFYEEKHCYSNLGASGYRGSTVALWLLSVLLVGLILALIYVQRVELRKKLEPVIDSVSKRVRYTSIATGETREMGV; encoded by the exons ATGATGCTTATCGCCGTGTTGCTCTCGGTAGCTTCGTTGTGCGTAGCACAATCACCTCGCAACACATGCGACGATCCAAACTTCCACAGCTTGGAGACCGACGAATCTAAACGGCTTGCTTGTGGTCCAGCATTCGAAAACAGGTGCTTCTGCCACATGACATGCTACGAGGGTCGGAATCAGCACATCGTTAACTGCACCGACGCCGGTTTCAAAAATACTGACCCCCTGGAACATCTGCCAAACAATACCAAA GTGTTAATATTTACTGGAAACGATTTGGGCGAGCTACCTTGGAACGTTTTTGGTACCTTGGACGCTTTACCCGAGCTTCGAGTAATCGACATGTCACGTAATAAGATCAGGGAAATTCCGGGCAAGACTTATCACCACGTTAAGCATGTGGAGCAGCTTTTTTTGGACCACAACGAGCTCTCTTTAGACGATGGGAAAAATCATCCGCGGGTATTCTCGAACTTTGTATCACTCCTAGAGCTGCACCTGACTGATGCTTTTGAAGACGGTGCTCCAGTACAATTGGCGAAAACTCTTCATGAAATATTCGTCAACAG TAATTTGACGCTGCTGATGAAGCTACATCTCGAGCAGAACGAAATATCCGTTTTCCACGACCCCAACGTCTTCTGCGACCTGCCAAGCCTGATGCACCTTTACTTAAGTAGCAACTCTTTAAGCACCCTTCATTTCAATCTCACCTGCTTGCCAAAATTGCAATTCCTTGACCTGGAAAAGAACAACTTCACCCACGTTCTCGAAAGAGATCTTCACACCCTGGACCACTTGGCAAAAGAGAAACGGTCAATGACCGTTGATTTCAGTACAAACCCATTCGAATGTGGCTGCAAGCTGAATCCGTTTGTTCGATGGATGAACAAGACTAAAGTAATCGTTCGAAACAAGAATTACCTTCGGTGTAATAAAA GTTCAAGTCTCCAGAAGTTTTACGAAGAGAAGCACTGCTATTCAAATCTTGGAGCTTCAGGATATCGGGGAAGTACCGTCGCATTGTGGCTCCTCTCCGTGCTTCTCGTCGGATTGATTCTGGCTTTAATTTATGTGCAGAGGGTAGAGCTGAGGAAAAAACTTGAGCCGGTAATAGACTCCGTTAGTAAACGAGTCCGGTACACATCGATAGCTACCGGTGAAACGCGCGAAATGGGCGTCTGA
- the LOC124180254 gene encoding CD9 antigen-like, whose product MGLSGCYGVIKYLLVFVNLIFWAVASATVILAIWMLTDPTFIVSLAQEEHNYHAGLYILLAAGVLMLIVAILGCCGAFRESQCMLVGFFSCLLVVIVAQIAAGAWLYTNSERLKQLVEASVANTVKSEYGVISSRTATIDAIQSDLSCCGVTGPSNWAGSQYVQKDRAGGIKIGVTADNSYYRVPLSCCKDKGSPNCQDALKPGDEIGSVIYEEGCLNKLVDALVRHMSIVLGVTIGAGILELLGLIFALVLCCAIGSSDRYKA is encoded by the exons gCGGTAGCGTCGGCCACGGTTATCTTGGCGATATGGATGCTGACTGATCCAACATTCATTGTGTCATTGGCCCAAGAAGAGCACAATTACCATGCCGGATTGTACATTCTCCTGGCGGCTGGGGTGCTCATGCTGATAGTCGCTATCTTGGGGTGCTGCGGCGCCTTCCGTGAGTCCCAATGCATGCTCGTCGGATTTTTCAGCTGCCTACTCGTCGTGATTGTCGCCCAGATTGCTGCAGGAGCTTGGCTCTACACCAACAGCGAACGCCTGAAGCAGCTCGTCGAGGCATCTGTTGCTAACACCGTCAAG TCCGAGTACGGAGTGATCTCATCTCGTACGGCTACTATAGACGCCATTCAATCGGATTTGAGCTGCTGCGGCGTAACTGGACCGTCAAACTGGGCTGGCAGTCAGTACGTGCAAAAGGATCGTGCTGGCGGTATCAAAATTGGCGTCACTGCTGACAACAGCTATTACCGCGTGCCGCTATCCTGCTGCAAAGATAAGGGAAGTCCCAATTGCCAGGACGCTCTTAAACCCGGTGATGAAATTGGTTCAGTGATTTATGAAGAG GGATGTCTGAACAAGCTTGTGGACGCGCTTGTAAGACACATGAGCATCGTGCTGGGCGTAACAATCGGAGCTGGAATACTGGAGCTACTCGGTTTGATCTTTGCATTGGTTCTGTGCTGCGCCATTGGCTCATCTGATAGATACAAAGCCTAA